The genomic window ACGCCGACTCACCGAACGGGGTCTGACTCTGCCACAGGTCGCCGCCCCGACCGCGGCTTACCTACCCGCTGTCACCGACGGTACCCACGTGTATACCTCCGGACAACTTCCGCTCGTCGACGGTGCACTCAAACTCATCGGAAAGGTCGGCTCCGACGTCGCACCCGACCAGGCGCGTGCATGCGCGCTCATCTGTGCGCTTAACGCGCTCGCCGCGATCCGTGCCGAAATCGGCGACTTGGACCGCATCACTCGGATTGTCAAAGTGACCGGGTTTGTCGCATCCGATCCCAGTTTCACTGGGCAACCCCAGGTCGTCAACGGTGCATCCGAGCTTCTCGGCTGGTGCTTCGGCCCCGTAGGCGCACACGCCCGTTCAGCCATCGGCGTCGCCGCGCTACCGCTCGACTCCCCCGTCGAGATCGAGATCACGGCAACGTTCAACTAGACCGACACCAAGTGTCGGTCTAGTTCCCGAGACGAAGCCCGGCTGGACCCAAAAATTGGGATCGGTAGCGACACCGGCGTTCTGTACTTGCTCCAATGACGACGCCAACAGGGCGACGCATGAAGGAAGGAACGGCAAGTGAAACGTCTTCTCGTGGGCGCAATCGGAACCCTCGGCGTGGCGGCGGCCGTGGTGGGCTGCTCGAGCGGCGGCCACACCGCCAGCCCGGCGTCGAGCACAGCCCCCAGCGTCGCCTCCGGGAGCGGCGGGGCCCAGGTCAAGGTCGGCGGCGCCGACCTGGCCGGAGTCAACCCTGCTTCGGTGACGTGCGTGAAGCAGGGCGGCAAGATCGACATCGGTAGCGGCTCCACCGGCGGTGCCCAGCAGGCGCTGGCCGTCGTGATGACCGACGAAGCGACCCCACAGGTCGAATCGTTGGCGCTGGTGGTGGACGGCAACGCGCTGTCGGTCGCCAACAACATGGGCGCCAAGGTCGGGTCGGCCAACGTGGCGGTCGACGGCAAGACCTACACCATCACCGGTCAGGCGCAGGGTGCCGACCTGAAGAACCCGATGGCCGGGATGATCACCAAGGACTTCAGCATCAAGGTGACGTGCGGCTAATCGGCAACAACCCGGGGGGCGGACGTGACTCACTCACACGTCCGCCGCACCGGCCCGTCCGGACTTATGATGCAGCCGTGTCGATCTCCGGCGAATTGGAGCGAGCCCGCCGCCTGGCGCTGGTCGCCGACGAAACCGGCGCCCACGACCTCCTGCTGTCCCTAGTACCGGCGATCGAGGCCGAAGACCGCGACGAGCAGATCCTGGAAGTCTTCGCGCAGCTGGGCGATATCTACCTGGCGCGGGGCGCGAATGACGCAGTGCACGAATGTATCCGGCGCATCTGCGACTGCCTGGCGATCTACTCCGGAATCATGGCCGGCACCATGCCGGAAGCCGCCAGTCAGGCCTCGATGCCCGCAGCCGACATCGCCCACATGATCCGTCGCTTTTCGCGTCGAGCGCAGTTCCTGCAGACCGGCGTGGCCGCCGCGCAGGGCGACCACGAAGGCGCCGAGGCGGCACTGTCCGAGCTGAGCCGGGCCGACGACGCGTTCCCGGAGCTGGACGACGAGCACGCCCGCCTGATCGTCCACGCGCAGGTCCTGTGCGCGACGGCGCTGTGCGACGACGACCTGCACGTCCGGTCGGCCCCGTTGTGGGAGCACGTGCTCGATGCGATCGACCGCCTGGGCGACACCGAGTTCGACGACCAGCTGCGGGTGGCCGCGTCCACCGCGTACGGCAGGTTCTGCGTGGAGACGGGACGGCTGACCGAGGCCGAGCCCTGGTTGCGTCGCGCCGGGGCCAGGGCGCGGGCCCGGGGATGGGAATTAGCGTACGCCAGAACACAATTGGAACTGGCGGCCGCGCGCTGGCTGGTCAGCGACCACGCGGGCACCGAGCAGCTAGTCTCCGAGGCCTTCCCCGTCATCGCGAGATACCAGCGAGCCCACGACGTCGCCCGGTGCTGGCTGTACCTGGGGCTCACTCGGTTAGCAGTTGGCGAACTCAAGGCCGCCGACGAGTCCTGGGAGCACGCCGAACGGCACTGGCGCGAGCTGGGAAAGCCATTGTATCTGCACAGAATCTTGTTGCAGCGCAGCTGGATAGCGATCTTCTGGAGCAAGTTTGCCGAAGCCGTAGAGCTGATCGCCCAGGCCCGGGAGCTGCTCGACTCGTCGCCCCGCAACAGTTGGCTGCAGTACGCCCAACTCGACAATCACCTCGGCACCGTGTGGCGCGCGGATGCGTTGGCGGACCTAGGTTTCGACAGCTCGGGCGATCCCGACGAACCGCTGGAAGAAACCGAGGCCCGGCAGGCCGAGGGGCTCGGCGTCCTGCGCGGCGAGGTCGGCACACCCGAGTACTTTCGCGCGATGACCAAACTCGAACAGGCCGCGGAGCTCAAGGTGCCGGCCGCGCTGGCCGTCGACTCGGTACGTTTCTCGATCGCCGACGCCGACACCCGAGCCCGCTGGGCGACCAGCATTTCGGCCCCCATCCTGGCCGGCGCGTTCGCGGTCGCGTACGAGTGGGAGAACACTCAGCTGATCAGTGAGCTCGTCGAATACCAGAGCGCGCGTGGAACTTTCGACACCGATCCGCGGCGGTCCGTGATCGGCGAATGGGCATCGGCGGCCACCACCGCCGTGCTCGTCGACACCGACCCGGAACCGGCGCTGGCCGCCGCCGGTCCGCCCGCGGGTGCCGGCCGATCGCTGCATCGGCTCGGCCCGTTGCCGCCGCTACAGATGCAACCCGACAGCCCGCCGATCATGAGTCACTATCGCGCGCTGGCGCTGCAGCGCTACGGCCGCGACGTCACCGCCGCCGAGCCCGCCTGGTCGACCTGGCCATGAGCGACCGGCTCACCCTTGTCCTGCGTTACGCCGACCTCGGGATCGCCACCTACGGCAGCCTGCGGATCGTCGGGCAGCCGTCACGGACCGTCACCTGGGTGGTGGAGGAGCCGCTGCTGCTGGCCGCCACCGAAGAGCTGACCGACGCCATCCCCGAACCGCATGGCAGCGAGAGCCGCCGCGACGCCATCGAAAGAGCTTTGGCCACCGGGGCGTTCGCGAACATCGACACCGAGCTCACCGTCGCATACATCCTGGGTGTGCTGCTGATCTCGACTCAGGGCTGGCAGCTATTGACGGAGTGCGTGGCCTCGCCGCGCGCCGCGCTGTTCGTGGCTCCCAGCGCGCGGCTGGCCGCCGTCCCGTGGGGGCTGCTGGCGGTGCCGAAATCGGGCCCGAGCAAAGAGGAATTGGTGCGGGCCCGTCAGGACGCCATCACCACCAGCGGGCGAGTGGCCGCCCGGATCCCGTGGCAGCTGACAAATATCAGCGATCACACCGACGGCCATCGACTGATGGAATTGGTCGACGTGCTGATGGCGGTTCCGGCCAATATCGTGCACGCACCGCGCACCCCGGCGCGATGGGATACTCGCCAGGACGGTCCGCCGCTCTTGGTCCTCGACTCGCGCGTGCCGGGACAACGCCCAGACTCCTCGCTTGGG from Mycobacterium shigaense includes these protein-coding regions:
- a CDS encoding RidA family protein yields the protein MPDITSAHPGVERRLTERGLTLPQVAAPTAAYLPAVTDGTHVYTSGQLPLVDGALKLIGKVGSDVAPDQARACALICALNALAAIRAEIGDLDRITRIVKVTGFVASDPSFTGQPQVVNGASELLGWCFGPVGAHARSAIGVAALPLDSPVEIEITATFN
- a CDS encoding lipoprotein LpqH, with the protein product MKRLLVGAIGTLGVAAAVVGCSSGGHTASPASSTAPSVASGSGGAQVKVGGADLAGVNPASVTCVKQGGKIDIGSGSTGGAQQALAVVMTDEATPQVESLALVVDGNALSVANNMGAKVGSANVAVDGKTYTITGQAQGADLKNPMAGMITKDFSIKVTCG